One segment of Solanum lycopersicum chromosome 1, SLM_r2.1 DNA contains the following:
- the CRF7 gene encoding ethylene-responsive transcription factor ERF069: MASKDELHENEVVKNQSKDARGNKTNLMGDCSVVLQRVVRIYITDNDATDSSSDEEENHQGENSKRQKRICKEIIIKNGKTNVTSKMVSSKEKNVTKTHQENVKKYRGVRQRKWGSWVAEIRDIRINKRRWLGSFATAYEAALAYDKAAIEIKGPNALTNILKPPPKEIDPINH, from the coding sequence ATGGCTTCCAAAGATGAGCTTCACGAAAATGAGGTTGTCAAAAACCAATCAAAAGATGCTAGAGGAAATAAAACCAATCTAATGGGAGATTGTTCTGTAGTCTTGCAACGTGTTGTACGGATTTACATAACGGACAATGACGCCACAGACTCATCTAGTGATGAGGAGGAAAATCATCAAGGAGAGAACTCCAAACGACAAAAAAGGATTTGCAAagaaattatcataaaaaatggAAAGACCAATGTCACTTCAAAAATGGTATCCTCCAAAGagaaaaatgttacaaaaacgcACCAAGAAAATGTAAAGAAGTACAGGGGAGTTAGACAAAGAAAATGGGGAAGCTGGGTTGCAGAGATTCGAGATATAAGAATTAATAAACGACGTTGGTTGGGAAGTTTTGCCACTGCTTATGAAGCTGCTTTGGCTTATGACAAGGCAGCCATTGAAATAAAAGGTCCAAATGCTTTGACAAACATTCTTAAGCCGCCACCGAAGGAAATCGACCCCATCAACCATTAA